In the genome of Cryptomeria japonica chromosome 8, Sugi_1.0, whole genome shotgun sequence, one region contains:
- the LOC131070844 gene encoding pathogenesis-related thaumatin-like protein 3.8: MARVSDPALLLVAGLAISLLMHQLGAVKFDLKNQCGYTVWPAGLPGLGGQQLDQNMTWTVAVPAGTQAGRFWARTGCSFDASGGGTCKTGDCGGQLNCTVSGAVPATLAEYTQSDQDYYDVSLVDGFNVPLSINPTNSNCTAPACKADVNAMCPDQFKVDGGCKSACNVFQTDQYCCTGAFADNCPATNYSMIFKNQCPQAYSYPKDDNSSTFTCPSGSSDYSIVFCP; the protein is encoded by the exons ATGGCAAGAGTATCAGATCCTGCGCTTCTTCTCGTCGCTGGATTGGCCATATCTTTACTTATGCATC AGTTGGGGGCGGTTAAGTTTGATTTAAAGAACCAGTGCGGGTACACAGTTTGGCCAGCAGGACTACCCGGACTAGGAGGGCAGCAGCTGGACCAGAATATGACGTGGACGGTGGCTGTGCCGGCAGGGACACAGGCGGGAAGATTCTGGGCCCGAACGGGCTGCTCTTTCGATGCGAGCGGCGGAGGAACCTGTAAAACCGGTGACTGTGGTGGCCAACTGAACTGCACAGTCTCCGGAGCTGTTCCCGCCACGCTGGCCGAATATACCCAGAGCGACCAGGACTACTACGATGTCTCCCTGGTGGACGGCTTCAATGTTCCTCTTTCCATCAACCCTACCAATTCAAACTGCACAGCTCCTGCATGCAAAGCCGACGTGAACGCTATGTGCCCTGATCAATTTAAGGTGGATGGGGGATGCAAGAGTGCCTGCAATGTCTTTCAAACCGACCAGTACTGCTGCACTGGCGCCTTTGCCGACAACTGCCCTGCCACAAACTACTCGATGATATTCAAGAACCAGTGCCCTCAGGCTTACAGCTATCCCAAGGACGATAATTCCAGCACTTTCACTTGCCCTTCTGGTTCGAGCGACTACAGTATTGTATTCTGTCCCTAG